The following are from one region of the Phycisphaeraceae bacterium genome:
- a CDS encoding tetratricopeptide repeat protein encodes MSIVRLARLSSAFVLVVCAMLVPAGCGSSPKRAANTSQVPPSRGPEADAMIARADVLAARGNSEGAASLYREALSIAPDRYIAWNNLGVELMNLGNNIDAVAAFKVAADLSPRDPRPLANVGLVYQNIGWAQDALEYYERSLQRDPAFLDALRGWALAEEHLNYASLESLERIKRATLMESDPQWREFFERRRFRIQDQLNRSSE; translated from the coding sequence ATGAGTATTGTTCGTTTGGCTCGTCTTTCGTCCGCGTTCGTTCTGGTTGTTTGCGCCATGCTTGTGCCCGCCGGGTGCGGCAGTTCACCCAAGCGAGCAGCCAACACGTCGCAAGTGCCGCCCTCGCGCGGGCCGGAAGCCGACGCCATGATTGCTCGCGCCGACGTTCTGGCCGCTCGCGGTAACTCCGAAGGCGCAGCTTCCTTGTATCGTGAGGCTCTCTCAATCGCGCCCGACCGGTACATCGCGTGGAACAACCTTGGTGTCGAGCTGATGAACCTGGGCAACAACATCGATGCGGTTGCTGCGTTCAAGGTTGCTGCCGATCTTTCGCCGCGCGACCCGAGGCCACTGGCCAACGTCGGGCTTGTCTATCAGAACATCGGATGGGCACAGGACGCGCTCGAGTACTACGAACGCTCGCTCCAGCGCGACCCGGCCTTCCTCGACGCGCTGCGAGGCTGGGCTCTGGCCGAGGAGCACCTCAACTACGCCTCGCTCGAATCACTCGAACGAATCAAGCGCGCCACACTCATGGAGTCCGATCCGCAGTGGCGCGAGTTCTTCGAGCGGCGGCGCTTTCGCATTCAGGATCAACTCAACCGATCAAGCGAGTAA
- a CDS encoding menaquinone biosynthesis protein has protein sequence MAPLRIGVVRYLNTAPLIEGLDAAENIELIAAVPAHIAGMVQENKVQIGLVSTIDVARSLTPLTLIPKGIIGCDGPTLTVRVFSMCPPEKITTLAMDTDSHTSAALAQIILWHQYGLRPRTVEFDARERMTHGSDTGELWPETMLLIGDKVVTDSPPAVRYPYQIDLGEAWKELTGLPFVYAIWMCPSSIAGTPAVRTAAALLERQRLRNEQRLDWIVSTRAAEKGWPDDLARRYLGERLRFSCGPREREAIVRFLDEATQLGLVPACSPEWFDAEIGIES, from the coding sequence ATGGCTCCACTTCGTATCGGCGTCGTTCGGTATTTGAACACAGCCCCTCTGATCGAGGGCCTTGATGCAGCCGAAAATATCGAGCTCATCGCTGCGGTGCCAGCGCACATTGCAGGCATGGTACAGGAGAACAAAGTCCAGATTGGGCTGGTCTCCACCATCGACGTTGCCCGCTCTCTGACGCCCTTGACACTCATTCCGAAAGGGATTATCGGGTGTGATGGTCCGACGCTGACTGTACGGGTCTTTTCCATGTGTCCGCCGGAGAAGATCACAACACTGGCGATGGACACCGACAGCCACACCTCTGCCGCGCTGGCACAGATCATCCTCTGGCATCAGTACGGGTTGCGTCCGAGAACTGTCGAGTTCGACGCGCGCGAGCGCATGACCCACGGGTCAGACACAGGCGAGCTTTGGCCCGAGACCATGCTGCTGATTGGCGACAAGGTCGTGACTGACAGCCCGCCTGCGGTACGCTACCCATATCAGATCGACCTGGGGGAAGCCTGGAAAGAACTGACCGGGCTGCCGTTCGTCTACGCGATCTGGATGTGCCCGTCATCGATCGCAGGGACGCCTGCCGTGCGCACCGCAGCAGCCCTGCTCGAGCGTCAGCGCTTGCGCAACGAGCAAAGGCTGGACTGGATCGTCTCGACGCGGGCAGCCGAAAAGGGGTGGCCCGATGACCTTGCGCGACGGTACCTCGGTGAACGCCTGCGGTTTTCGTGCGGTCCGCGCGAGCGTGAAGCCATAGTCCGCTTTCTCGATGAGGCTACGCAGCTGGGGTTGGTTCCTGCGTGCAGTCCGGAGTGGTTCGATGCCGAGATTGGGATTGAATCCTGA
- a CDS encoding type II secretion system F family protein, giving the protein MSRAATSLSSFVFLAAKPTGGRTFGLRQARNERALAETLRRDKLVLLHTWQMPGFMSPKPRMKAKDHAEFNTQLSQLLSRGVPLIEALEVASTVVSTSTRPMVERMRDEVAAGSSFADACRKVGAFDRVTISVYRAAERSGDLAGAAEQLATNIRRQLRVAGKAGTLMIYPAIVMAISVLAGTFMLTFIVPKIGTALLEANIELPTYTRVVLFLGLLLRDNALIVLALLAVLAVLAYLARSAILGVIAKLMRVLPGIREVVLTQELSRFFTVMAAMTRSGIPLSDALGIAVEAISHPKLRGDLSHLRSKLIEGGVLRTLIEKVETLPLSTRRLLIAADRAGDLEKAFDSLADDMADALDRKTERMLSALEPLLIVFMFIFIGSIVMSVMLPMIQLTGQVA; this is encoded by the coding sequence ATGTCACGCGCTGCAACCAGCCTGAGTTCGTTCGTGTTTCTGGCGGCCAAGCCGACAGGGGGCCGTACGTTCGGGTTGCGTCAAGCCCGCAATGAGCGTGCACTGGCCGAGACACTGCGGCGCGACAAGCTGGTGCTTTTGCACACGTGGCAGATGCCGGGGTTCATGAGCCCCAAGCCTCGCATGAAGGCCAAGGATCACGCCGAGTTCAACACGCAGTTGTCCCAGTTGCTCAGCCGGGGTGTGCCTCTGATCGAGGCCCTTGAGGTTGCATCGACTGTGGTTTCGACATCGACCAGGCCGATGGTCGAGCGCATGCGCGACGAAGTGGCTGCGGGTTCAAGTTTCGCGGATGCCTGCCGCAAGGTTGGGGCATTCGACCGTGTCACAATTTCAGTGTATCGAGCAGCCGAGCGGAGCGGCGATCTTGCGGGCGCAGCTGAACAGTTGGCAACGAACATTCGCCGGCAGTTGCGCGTCGCGGGCAAAGCCGGAACGCTCATGATCTATCCCGCGATTGTCATGGCCATCAGCGTGCTTGCGGGCACGTTCATGCTCACGTTCATCGTGCCCAAGATCGGGACTGCGCTCCTCGAAGCCAATATCGAACTTCCGACATATACCCGGGTCGTGCTGTTCCTCGGGCTCCTGCTGCGCGACAACGCACTGATAGTTCTCGCCCTTCTGGCCGTCCTGGCGGTGCTGGCGTATCTGGCGCGGTCGGCGATTCTGGGTGTCATTGCCAAACTCATGCGTGTTCTGCCCGGCATTCGCGAAGTCGTGCTGACGCAGGAACTCTCGCGGTTTTTTACAGTGATGGCTGCCATGACGCGATCGGGCATCCCGCTTTCTGATGCTCTGGGCATCGCGGTCGAAGCGATTTCGCACCCCAAATTACGCGGCGACCTTTCGCACCTGCGCTCCAAACTCATCGAAGGCGGCGTGCTGCGGACGCTGATCGAGAAGGTCGAGACTCTTCCGCTTTCGACGCGCAGACTCCTGATCGCGGCCGATCGCGCGGGCGACCTTGAAAAGGCGTTCGACAGCCTGGCTGACGACATGGCCGATGCGCTTGATCGCAAGACGGAGCGCATGCTCAGTGCGCTCGAGCCATTGCTGATTGTGTTCATGTTCATCTTTATCGGATCGATCGTGATGTCGGTGATGTTGCCGATGATCCAGTTGACGGGGCAGGTGGCGTAG
- the tdh gene encoding L-threonine 3-dehydrogenase produces MPTSSAATMKALFKHHAGEGLEFDPNRPKPKVGPRDVLIRVRKAGICGTDRHIWQWDEWAASRIPVGIVTGHEFVGVIEEVGSSVTRFKVGLRVSAEGHIYSGTDYNARTGNAHIASDTQIIGIDRDGCFAEYVCVPEENVWPVHPEIEDRIAAAFDPLGNAVHTVMEAGVSAKSVLISGVGIIGLMAVTVAKAAGAARIFCTDVNPPRLALAKKLGAAEAYDARDAGWIDDIKSQTRGEGADVLLEMSGADAAFDQGFRALRNGGRAALLGLPAKHVNFDFNQNIIFKGCTVLGINGRRVWETWYQMEKLLLSGRLELDEIITHEFALEDYKKAFATMISGEGIKVLMNIGT; encoded by the coding sequence ATGCCCACGTCGTCCGCTGCCACCATGAAGGCACTTTTCAAGCACCACGCTGGGGAAGGGCTCGAGTTTGACCCGAATCGCCCGAAGCCCAAAGTCGGACCTCGTGACGTCCTGATTCGGGTGCGCAAAGCTGGAATCTGTGGCACGGATCGACATATCTGGCAATGGGACGAATGGGCCGCCAGCCGCATCCCCGTCGGTATCGTGACCGGGCACGAGTTTGTCGGCGTGATCGAGGAAGTTGGATCATCCGTGACCCGCTTCAAGGTCGGACTTCGCGTCTCGGCCGAGGGGCACATCTATTCGGGAACGGACTACAACGCTCGAACCGGAAACGCCCACATCGCCAGCGACACGCAGATTATCGGTATCGACCGCGACGGGTGCTTTGCGGAGTATGTCTGCGTGCCGGAGGAAAACGTCTGGCCGGTGCACCCTGAGATCGAGGACCGGATTGCGGCTGCGTTCGACCCGCTGGGCAACGCGGTGCACACTGTCATGGAGGCCGGGGTGAGTGCCAAGTCGGTGCTGATTTCGGGCGTTGGCATTATCGGACTGATGGCGGTGACCGTTGCCAAAGCTGCCGGAGCAGCGAGGATTTTCTGCACGGATGTCAATCCGCCGAGGCTCGCGCTGGCCAAGAAACTTGGTGCGGCCGAGGCGTACGACGCGCGCGATGCGGGATGGATCGACGATATCAAGAGCCAGACCCGAGGCGAAGGGGCCGATGTGCTTCTCGAAATGTCGGGCGCGGACGCGGCATTTGACCAGGGCTTCCGGGCGTTGCGCAATGGCGGCCGGGCGGCGCTGCTGGGCTTGCCCGCCAAGCACGTCAACTTTGACTTCAATCAGAACATCATCTTCAAGGGGTGCACGGTGCTGGGGATCAACGGCCGTCGCGTCTGGGAGACGTGGTACCAGATGGAAAAACTGCTCCTGTCGGGGCGACTCGAACTCGACGAAATCATCACGCACGAGTTCGCGCTCGAAGACTACAAGAAGGCTTTCGCGACAATGATCTCGGGTGAAGGCATCAAGGTGCTGATGAACATCGGCACTTGA
- a CDS encoding type II secretion system protein GspG, with translation MTSGTFRPHMAVSRRGFSLLEISLVVVLIGLLTAGAAVALLGRSESAKIRITKTTMNTLSGQIDSYIAEGNGTPPSDLNVLVPKYVKPSMLTDAWKQPFYFNAQGTASGQRYTLMSSGPDRQMGTLDDIDLWTMDLTSD, from the coding sequence ATGACCAGTGGAACATTCAGGCCGCACATGGCGGTATCGCGTCGCGGTTTTTCGCTGCTCGAGATTTCGCTCGTGGTGGTGCTTATCGGGCTGCTGACCGCCGGTGCTGCGGTCGCGCTGCTCGGGCGCAGCGAATCGGCCAAGATTCGCATCACCAAGACCACGATGAATACGCTCAGCGGGCAGATTGACAGTTACATCGCCGAGGGCAATGGCACGCCTCCGAGCGACTTGAACGTGCTTGTCCCGAAGTATGTCAAGCCGAGCATGCTCACCGATGCCTGGAAGCAACCGTTCTACTTCAACGCGCAAGGCACCGCTTCTGGGCAGCGTTACACACTCATGAGCTCTGGTCCCGATCGGCAGATGGGAACTCTTGACGACATTGACCTCTGGACGATGGACCTGACTTCGGATTGA
- a CDS encoding VCBS repeat-containing protein produces the protein MKNVKSGLLAIGITALMASCAIAQPAGGLPPQANQRAHDNMAKKNNNNPGAGQAPDPTATVPYSIDFEGEVEEFWSENSVSSLARTGKFLGPFINDQSASLRVATQTGRDYILLFDLLIFDHWEGTARGADVDQMRVEVNDARVFSHQFSTGTNAQTFDQQSMWLATYENLGYSGTRDLWMRDVRVPFRATDTISVLKFYANLFADNAAESWGIDNVRVVSADAYAEPQGGLHVEWFGKFPRTQKADFATESSADFVTRERQIAWLPTSGIVHPSLGADDIAWRTYGGLVVPRTGNWQFRLSSDDGSVLRINDKVIIDNDGDHGWRAVAATIELKQGTHALDVRIYERGGTVGLLLEWRGPGDSNWTVVPPDSFAYLGSPAPVTFTDISDSAGLGSISGLGQIGLIVADLDGDGHQDLVFGGIEPHIFFNNSNNTFEMVQLDTFMFNQHALVDMDNDGDLDLWSGQSGLIENLGGRKFRARGYPSAPTVSAFSLAPADFDGDGWPDLAMTWGSKLITARSLGRASTVEPVEFDASGLDKLFVRVPRPAYAGNFADIDMNGDGTPDLLHASNQRGLWYYESSDSGYSATKLVNGVTKEDWILANASVGDYTNNGELDIFYSLDPNAKSVGLLRQSEGRFTNAIASLPRITEYQWVGADWGDVTNNGHLDLLVWSFYDHKVRLYLNNGDGTFTPRVTIPETVQYPVDARFVDIDNDGDLDIVISGFFECALWRNDLDDGRGLSVRLVGAGDRATNVAAIGSQVLLIDPKTESVIARRDVTSSRGVSGAGPLQLHFGGVDPEREYIVRARFTTGVVEQRVVPAAAVTVIGGSKFASMLTIEEPVQAPGRRIARWREANQEQAILAALRSEARRRGLGERLNQLIAAGADNQDSLLRLLGAKTVRDALGKDAPVLRDLTQGPAE, from the coding sequence ATGAAGAACGTGAAATCCGGCTTGCTTGCGATTGGCATAACGGCATTGATGGCGTCGTGCGCGATTGCGCAACCAGCTGGCGGGTTGCCGCCGCAGGCCAATCAGAGGGCCCATGACAACATGGCTAAGAAGAACAACAACAACCCCGGCGCCGGCCAGGCCCCCGACCCGACCGCAACTGTGCCCTACAGCATCGATTTCGAAGGCGAAGTCGAAGAGTTCTGGAGTGAAAACTCAGTCTCCTCGCTCGCGCGGACCGGCAAGTTTCTTGGCCCATTCATCAACGATCAGTCGGCATCGCTGCGCGTCGCGACACAAACGGGTCGAGACTACATCCTTCTCTTTGACCTGTTGATCTTCGATCACTGGGAAGGCACCGCTCGTGGTGCAGATGTCGATCAGATGCGTGTCGAGGTCAACGATGCACGCGTGTTTAGCCACCAGTTCTCGACCGGCACCAACGCGCAGACCTTTGATCAGCAGAGCATGTGGCTCGCGACGTACGAAAACCTCGGCTACTCGGGCACGCGCGACCTTTGGATGCGCGATGTCCGCGTGCCATTCCGCGCGACTGACACAATCTCGGTCCTCAAGTTCTACGCCAACCTGTTCGCGGATAACGCAGCCGAATCGTGGGGCATCGACAACGTGCGCGTCGTTTCTGCCGACGCGTATGCCGAGCCTCAGGGCGGCTTGCATGTCGAGTGGTTCGGGAAATTTCCACGAACACAAAAAGCGGATTTTGCAACAGAGTCTTCTGCTGACTTCGTCACCCGCGAGCGGCAAATCGCGTGGCTGCCAACTTCGGGAATCGTGCATCCGTCGCTTGGAGCCGACGACATCGCCTGGCGGACCTATGGCGGATTGGTCGTGCCGCGAACGGGCAACTGGCAGTTCCGACTGAGCAGTGATGATGGGTCCGTGCTTCGCATCAACGACAAGGTCATCATCGATAACGATGGCGACCACGGCTGGCGCGCTGTTGCAGCGACTATTGAACTGAAGCAAGGGACACATGCTCTCGACGTGCGCATCTATGAACGTGGCGGCACCGTCGGGCTGCTGCTCGAATGGCGCGGGCCGGGCGACTCCAACTGGACCGTTGTCCCGCCCGATTCATTCGCGTATCTCGGTTCGCCTGCACCCGTCACTTTCACCGATATTTCCGATTCGGCCGGTCTCGGGTCGATCAGTGGCCTCGGGCAGATCGGTCTGATCGTCGCCGACCTCGATGGCGATGGGCATCAGGACCTTGTCTTTGGCGGCATTGAGCCACACATCTTCTTCAACAACAGCAACAACACGTTCGAGATGGTGCAACTTGATACGTTCATGTTCAACCAGCACGCGCTCGTCGATATGGACAACGACGGGGATCTTGATCTCTGGTCGGGCCAGTCGGGTCTGATCGAGAACCTCGGCGGGCGCAAGTTTCGCGCACGAGGCTACCCAAGCGCTCCGACGGTGAGTGCCTTCAGCCTCGCACCCGCCGACTTCGATGGCGACGGCTGGCCAGACCTGGCCATGACCTGGGGCTCGAAACTCATCACCGCCCGGAGTCTCGGTCGAGCCTCAACCGTCGAACCGGTGGAGTTTGACGCTTCAGGCCTCGATAAACTCTTTGTGCGCGTGCCACGTCCCGCATACGCCGGCAACTTCGCGGACATCGACATGAATGGTGACGGAACTCCCGATCTGCTCCACGCCTCCAATCAGCGCGGGCTTTGGTATTACGAATCCAGTGATTCCGGCTATTCCGCCACCAAACTTGTCAATGGTGTCACGAAAGAGGATTGGATTCTCGCCAATGCGTCTGTCGGCGATTACACCAACAACGGCGAACTAGACATCTTCTACTCCCTTGATCCAAACGCCAAATCGGTCGGCCTGCTTCGCCAATCCGAGGGGCGGTTTACCAACGCCATTGCATCTCTGCCGCGTATCACAGAGTACCAATGGGTCGGCGCAGACTGGGGCGACGTGACCAACAACGGGCACCTCGATCTGCTCGTCTGGTCGTTCTATGACCACAAGGTCCGGCTGTATCTCAACAATGGCGATGGCACTTTCACGCCTCGCGTGACGATCCCCGAGACAGTCCAATATCCAGTCGATGCTCGTTTCGTTGATATCGATAACGACGGCGATCTCGATATCGTCATCTCAGGATTCTTTGAGTGTGCGCTGTGGCGCAACGATCTTGATGATGGACGCGGACTTTCCGTTCGGCTCGTCGGAGCGGGTGATCGCGCAACCAACGTTGCAGCCATCGGCAGTCAGGTCCTGCTCATCGACCCAAAAACGGAGAGTGTCATCGCCCGGCGGGATGTGACTTCGTCCCGAGGTGTCAGCGGCGCTGGCCCCTTGCAACTTCACTTCGGAGGCGTCGATCCGGAACGCGAATACATCGTCCGCGCGCGATTCACCACTGGCGTCGTCGAGCAACGTGTAGTCCCTGCCGCAGCTGTGACCGTCATCGGAGGCTCAAAGTTTGCGAGCATGCTCACGATCGAGGAACCAGTTCAAGCCCCTGGCCGACGCATCGCGCGATGGCGAGAGGCAAATCAGGAACAGGCAATTCTGGCAGCTCTGCGTTCTGAAGCCCGCCGCCGGGGATTGGGTGAAAGACTTAATCAACTCATCGCAGCCGGAGCGGACAATCAGGATTCCCTCTTGCGTCTGCTGGGCGCGAAAACGGTGCGTGACGCGCTGGGTAAAGATGCACCAGTGCTTCGTGATCTCACGCAAGGCCCTGCCGAATAA
- the acs gene encoding acetate--CoA ligase, with translation MSDHLGSSGIESVLQEHRVFQPPAPGDVGTPRWLISSMDEYRTLHQRSLDDPDGFWSDAARSLHWFKDWHTTVEWNVPDARWFVGGKTNICYNCVDRHIEAGFGDEIGIIWEGEPWRDGDPEVRHLTYAELQREVSRAANALRSLGVKKGDVVTIYMGMVPELAITCLACARIGAPHSVIFGGFSSQAIVDRVQDASSKVIVTCDGAHRRGTLVPLKDNVDAACAKLESGEHRVEHVLVLRRCENAVQWTARDHWWHEIVASQPDACPCEHMDSEDALFLLYTSGSTGKPKGIEHTTGGYMVYTALTSKYVFNLIPGLETPKRESGSNGQVFWCTADIGWVTGHSYIVYGIMPNRVPTLMYEGAPNFPAEDRFWGLVERHRVTQFYTAPTAIRAFMKWGEEHPGKHDLSSLQVLGTVGEPINPEAWMWYRRVIGREKCPIVDTWWQTETGGHLITPLPGVTPTKPGSCTLPFFGIDAAILDEVGHEQPLGSGGLLAIRRPWPSMLRGVFGDRERYIQTYWSKFELDGVHPERCASPYYFPGDGAHRDKDGYFWILGRVDDVINVSGHRLGTMEVESALVSHPAVVEAAVVGMPHEIKGTGIAAFVTLGGGQTPSDALRAELREHVAQEIGAIAKPDQIRFAAALPKTRSGKIMRRLLRSVAAGQSTMSQDTTTLEDFGVIATLQQED, from the coding sequence GTGTCAGATCATCTCGGGTCAAGCGGGATCGAATCGGTGTTGCAAGAGCACAGGGTGTTTCAACCGCCAGCCCCGGGAGATGTCGGCACGCCCCGTTGGCTGATTTCTTCGATGGACGAGTACCGCACACTGCACCAGCGTTCTCTGGATGACCCGGATGGGTTCTGGAGCGACGCAGCCCGGAGTTTGCACTGGTTCAAGGACTGGCACACAACGGTCGAGTGGAACGTGCCTGACGCGCGATGGTTTGTCGGCGGCAAGACCAACATCTGCTACAACTGCGTCGATCGGCATATTGAGGCTGGGTTTGGCGATGAGATCGGCATCATCTGGGAAGGCGAGCCTTGGCGCGACGGCGACCCGGAGGTTCGCCACCTGACCTATGCCGAGCTTCAGCGTGAAGTCTCGCGCGCAGCCAATGCCCTGCGATCGCTGGGGGTGAAGAAGGGCGATGTGGTGACGATCTATATGGGGATGGTCCCTGAGCTGGCCATCACCTGTCTGGCGTGCGCGCGCATTGGTGCGCCGCATTCGGTGATCTTTGGCGGATTCAGTTCTCAGGCCATCGTGGACCGGGTTCAGGATGCTTCGAGCAAGGTCATCGTCACATGCGACGGGGCGCATCGGCGCGGAACGCTGGTGCCCTTGAAGGACAACGTCGATGCTGCGTGCGCCAAACTTGAGTCGGGCGAGCATCGTGTCGAGCATGTGCTGGTGTTGCGGCGTTGCGAGAACGCGGTGCAATGGACCGCCCGCGACCACTGGTGGCATGAGATCGTCGCTTCGCAACCTGATGCGTGCCCATGCGAGCACATGGACTCGGAGGACGCTCTGTTTCTGCTGTACACCTCTGGCTCGACAGGCAAACCCAAGGGAATCGAGCACACAACCGGCGGGTACATGGTCTACACCGCTCTGACGAGCAAGTATGTTTTCAATCTGATCCCGGGCCTTGAGACACCCAAGCGCGAGTCGGGCTCAAACGGACAGGTCTTCTGGTGTACGGCCGACATCGGTTGGGTGACTGGTCACAGTTACATTGTCTATGGCATCATGCCCAATCGAGTGCCCACTCTGATGTACGAGGGCGCGCCGAACTTCCCGGCTGAGGACCGGTTCTGGGGTCTGGTCGAGAGGCACCGAGTCACGCAGTTCTACACCGCGCCGACGGCTATTCGCGCGTTCATGAAATGGGGCGAAGAACATCCAGGCAAGCACGATCTGAGTTCGCTTCAGGTGCTCGGGACTGTGGGCGAGCCGATCAACCCGGAAGCCTGGATGTGGTATCGGCGCGTGATCGGGCGTGAGAAGTGCCCGATCGTTGACACATGGTGGCAGACCGAGACGGGCGGACATCTCATCACGCCCCTGCCCGGCGTGACACCGACTAAGCCCGGGTCGTGCACGTTGCCTTTCTTTGGCATCGATGCGGCGATTCTGGACGAAGTCGGACATGAGCAGCCTCTAGGCTCGGGAGGGTTGCTGGCGATCCGCAGGCCCTGGCCGAGCATGTTGCGCGGGGTCTTCGGCGACCGCGAGCGATACATCCAGACGTATTGGTCGAAGTTTGAACTGGACGGGGTGCACCCTGAGCGCTGCGCTTCACCGTACTACTTCCCTGGCGACGGAGCGCACCGCGACAAGGACGGATATTTCTGGATCCTCGGGCGCGTCGATGATGTCATCAATGTTTCGGGACACCGGCTCGGCACAATGGAAGTCGAATCGGCGCTGGTCAGCCATCCGGCGGTAGTGGAAGCGGCGGTCGTCGGCATGCCTCACGAGATCAAGGGAACGGGCATTGCGGCGTTTGTGACGCTTGGCGGTGGACAGACGCCCAGTGATGCGCTGCGGGCGGAACTGCGCGAGCATGTGGCACAGGAAATCGGCGCGATCGCGAAGCCCGACCAGATTCGTTTCGCGGCAGCCTTGCCCAAGACGCGCAGTGGAAAGATCATGCGGCGTCTGCTGCGATCGGTCGCGGCCGGTCAGTCGACGATGTCGCAGGACACGACGACGCTGGAGGACTTTGGCGTGATCGCCACGCTGCAACAGGAGGACTGA